A genome region from Dolichospermum compactum NIES-806 includes the following:
- a CDS encoding valine--tRNA ligase, translated as MTVTIPNLPSLYEAFSTEAKWQKFWEDNQVYKADPNHKGEPYCIVIPPPNVTGSLHMGHAFEGAIIDTLVRYHRMKGRNTLWLPGTDHASIAVQTILEKQLKAEGKTRHDLGREKFLERAWQWKAESGGTIINQLKRLGVSVDWTRERFTLDEGLSKAVLEAFIRLHEEGLIHRSNYLVNWCPASGSAVSDLEVEPKEVNGNLWYFRYPLSDGSGFLEVATTRPETMLGDTGVAVNPHDDRYKHLIGKTVTLPIMNREIPIIGDELVDATFGTGCVKVTPAHDPNDFEMGKRHDLPFINIMNKDGTLNENAGDFQGQDRFVARKNLLARLEAEGVLVKVEEYKHTVPYSDRGKVPVEPLLSTQWFVKIRPLADKTLDFFDNQDSPKIVPQRWSKVYRDWLVNLRDWCISRQLWWGHQIPAWYAVSETEGEITDSTPYFVARNEEEALEKAKVQFGEDVKLVQDPDVLDTWFSSGLWPFSTLGWPEETPDLTAYYPTATLVAGFDIIFFWVARMTMMGTHFTGKMPFKTVYIHGLVRDENNKKMSKSANNGIDPLLLIAKYGTDALRYTLIKEVAGAGQDIRLEYDRKKDESISVEASRNFANKLWNAARFVMMNLDGQTPSQLGQPVPTELSDKWILSRFNQVVKQTNHDIDNYGLGEAAKGLYEFIWGDFCDWYIELVKSRLQKEAEPTSRKVAQQIIAYILEGILKLLHPFMPHITEEIWQTLTQQPAENPQLLPLQSYPEADENFIDSVLETQFDLLIGTIRTIRNLRAEADIKPSVKITANLQTESESEKFILTAGQTYIQDLAKVETLTIFDPNPVIVPQEIAQVEDNKYWGGLKIIGLTIVALIGLKVAVFVGNTALDIPFFGTSFEIVGLGYVGWFAFRYLLNGEAREELFAKYFPPSETPTESELPPTPTEEKENSISGVVGTVQVVIPLKGVVDIEVVRAKLEKSLQKAEAEAQSLSARLSNSKFVDKAPADVVQTAREALAEAQKQAEILRIRLETLS; from the coding sequence ATGACCGTAACTATTCCTAATCTCCCCAGTCTTTACGAAGCCTTTTCCACAGAAGCCAAATGGCAAAAATTCTGGGAAGACAACCAAGTTTACAAAGCTGACCCCAACCACAAAGGCGAACCCTACTGCATCGTTATCCCTCCACCTAACGTGACTGGCAGTTTACACATGGGTCACGCCTTTGAAGGGGCTATCATTGACACCCTGGTACGTTACCACCGCATGAAGGGACGGAACACCCTATGGCTACCGGGAACTGACCACGCCAGTATTGCTGTACAAACGATTTTAGAAAAACAACTTAAAGCCGAGGGCAAAACTCGCCATGATTTAGGGCGGGAAAAGTTCCTAGAACGGGCTTGGCAATGGAAGGCGGAATCTGGTGGGACAATTATTAATCAGTTAAAACGGTTAGGGGTATCCGTAGACTGGACAAGGGAACGCTTTACTTTAGATGAAGGTTTATCAAAAGCGGTTTTAGAAGCATTTATTCGCCTTCATGAAGAGGGATTAATTCATCGTAGTAACTATTTGGTGAATTGGTGTCCCGCTTCTGGTTCGGCGGTATCTGATTTGGAGGTAGAACCCAAAGAGGTAAATGGGAATCTGTGGTATTTCCGTTATCCTCTCAGCGACGGTTCTGGGTTTCTGGAAGTGGCGACAACTCGCCCTGAAACTATGTTAGGTGATACAGGTGTGGCGGTTAATCCCCATGACGACAGATATAAACACCTGATTGGGAAAACCGTAACTTTACCAATTATGAACCGGGAAATCCCGATTATTGGTGATGAATTGGTGGACGCAACCTTTGGGACAGGTTGCGTGAAGGTGACTCCAGCCCATGACCCCAATGATTTTGAAATGGGTAAACGTCATGATTTGCCGTTCATTAATATTATGAACAAGGACGGCACGCTGAATGAAAATGCCGGTGATTTTCAAGGTCAAGACCGCTTTGTGGCGCGGAAAAATTTATTAGCCCGTTTAGAAGCTGAAGGCGTTTTAGTCAAGGTTGAGGAATATAAACATACAGTACCTTATAGCGATCGCGGAAAAGTCCCCGTTGAACCTCTGCTTTCTACCCAATGGTTTGTGAAAATCCGCCCCCTGGCTGATAAAACCCTAGATTTTTTCGATAATCAAGATTCCCCCAAAATTGTCCCTCAACGTTGGTCTAAGGTTTATCGTGATTGGTTAGTAAATCTGCGTGACTGGTGTATTTCTCGCCAATTGTGGTGGGGTCATCAAATCCCCGCTTGGTATGCTGTCAGCGAAACCGAAGGAGAAATTACCGATTCCACACCCTATTTTGTCGCTCGTAATGAAGAGGAAGCTTTAGAAAAAGCTAAAGTGCAATTTGGGGAAGATGTGAAATTAGTTCAAGACCCTGATGTTTTAGATACTTGGTTTTCCTCTGGACTGTGGCCATTTTCCACGTTAGGTTGGCCTGAAGAAACACCAGATTTAACGGCATATTACCCTACAGCGACCCTAGTGGCTGGATTTGATATTATCTTTTTCTGGGTAGCCAGAATGACGATGATGGGAACACATTTTACCGGAAAAATGCCGTTTAAAACTGTGTACATTCATGGTTTAGTCAGGGATGAAAATAATAAGAAAATGTCCAAATCAGCAAATAATGGGATTGATCCTTTATTGTTGATTGCCAAATATGGGACTGATGCCTTACGCTATACCTTAATTAAGGAAGTTGCTGGGGCTGGTCAAGATATTCGTTTAGAATATGACCGCAAAAAAGATGAATCTATTTCTGTCGAAGCTTCTCGCAATTTTGCCAATAAGTTGTGGAATGCAGCCCGATTTGTAATGATGAATTTGGATGGACAAACCCCATCCCAATTAGGTCAACCAGTTCCCACAGAATTAAGTGATAAGTGGATTCTTTCCCGTTTTAACCAAGTTGTTAAACAAACAAATCATGATATTGACAATTATGGTTTAGGAGAAGCAGCAAAAGGGCTTTATGAATTTATTTGGGGTGATTTCTGTGATTGGTATATTGAATTAGTCAAATCCAGATTACAGAAAGAAGCAGAACCAACATCTCGTAAAGTTGCCCAACAAATCATCGCCTACATTTTAGAAGGGATTTTAAAATTACTTCATCCCTTTATGCCCCACATTACAGAGGAAATTTGGCAAACTCTCACCCAACAACCTGCCGAAAATCCCCAACTTTTACCTTTACAATCCTATCCTGAAGCCGATGAAAATTTCATTGATTCAGTTTTGGAAACACAGTTTGATTTATTAATTGGCACAATTCGGACAATTCGCAATTTACGGGCGGAAGCAGATATTAAACCAAGTGTAAAAATTACCGCAAATTTGCAAACTGAAAGCGAAAGTGAAAAATTTATTCTCACTGCGGGACAGACTTATATTCAAGATTTAGCCAAAGTGGAAACTTTGACAATTTTTGATCCTAATCCTGTTATTGTTCCCCAAGAGATTGCACAAGTTGAAGATAATAAATATTGGGGTGGATTAAAGATAATTGGTTTAACAATTGTCGCCCTTATCGGTTTAAAAGTAGCTGTATTTGTGGGAAATACGGCATTAGATATTCCCTTCTTTGGTACTAGCTTTGAAATAGTTGGTTTAGGTTATGTTGGTTGGTTTGCTTTCCGTTATTTACTCAATGGGGAAGCAAGAGAAGAGTTATTTGCAAAATACTTTCCACCCAGTGAAACACCAACTGAATCAGAATTACCACCAACCCCAACTGAAGAAAAAGAAAATTCCATTTCGGGTGTTGTCGGGACTGTACAGGTAGTTATTCCCTTAAAAGGAGTTGTAGATATTGAAGTTGTCCGTGCAAAACTGGAGAAAAGCTTACAAAAAGCCGAAGCGGAAGCCCAATCTTTAAGTGCCAGATTAAGCAATTCTAAGTTTGTGGATAAAGCACCCGCAGACGTAGTGCAGACTGCAAGAGAGGCTTTAGCAGAAGCACAAAAACAAGCAGAAATTTTACGCATACGTTTGGAGACATTATCGTAG
- a CDS encoding LmeA family phospholipid-binding protein, giving the protein MFGGLTGLTDTKSTDWGERMLNTVASQTIRHLFTQSESVEVFVRCYPSSKLLQGSIDSFKMKGCGLVIRKDFAVEEMSFETDAVAIDFGSVLSGKLTLKQPTQAVAQVILSEEGINRAFESELVKKRLLNLSEPTLIAISGGEPISFTEVEVKLLPENRLHLVAKADLNNGELIPLGMTIGIGIERRRRVSFKEPKIELEGVPEAQREISQTLSVALVEILDNMVDLDRFDLDGVKMRLNRLETEGQRLIFSGYAEIERIPHSS; this is encoded by the coding sequence ATGTTCGGCGGACTTACTGGTTTAACAGATACGAAAAGCACCGATTGGGGAGAGCGAATGCTCAACACAGTCGCCAGTCAAACGATTCGCCACCTGTTTACCCAGAGCGAGTCGGTAGAAGTCTTTGTGCGCTGCTATCCCTCCAGCAAACTGTTGCAAGGCAGCATTGATAGCTTTAAAATGAAGGGCTGCGGCTTAGTAATTCGTAAAGACTTCGCAGTAGAGGAAATGTCTTTTGAAACCGATGCAGTCGCCATTGACTTCGGCTCGGTTTTAAGTGGTAAACTTACCCTCAAACAACCCACCCAGGCTGTAGCTCAGGTGATTCTATCAGAAGAAGGCATTAATCGGGCTTTTGAGTCAGAACTGGTGAAAAAGCGCCTGCTTAACCTTTCTGAACCCACTTTGATTGCCATATCTGGTGGCGAACCAATTTCTTTTACCGAAGTTGAGGTCAAGCTATTACCTGAAAATCGCTTGCATTTAGTAGCTAAAGCCGATTTAAACAACGGCGAACTCATACCACTAGGTATGACCATCGGTATCGGGATTGAAAGAAGAAGGCGGGTTTCTTTCAAAGAACCAAAGATTGAACTTGAGGGAGTTCCAGAAGCACAAAGAGAAATTTCCCAGACTTTAAGTGTGGCATTGGTAGAAATTTTGGATAATATGGTTGATTTAGATCGCTTTGATTTAGATGGGGTAAAAATGCGACTAAATCGTTTAGAAACAGAAGGTCAAAGATTGATTTTTAGTGGTTATGCAGAAATAGAAAGAATTCCTCACAGTTCTTAA
- a CDS encoding UDP-glucuronic acid decarboxylase family protein: MRILVTGGAGFIGSHLIDRLMNDGHEVICLDNFYTGKKHNILHWLDNPNFEVIRHDITEPIRLEVDQVYHLACPASPVHYQYNPIKTVKTNVIGTLNMLGLAKRVKARFLLASTSEVYGDPEIHPQTEDYRGSVNPIGIRSCYDEGKRMAETLAFDYYRENKVEIRVARIFNTYGPRMLENDGRVVSNFVAQALRGMPLTVYGEGQQTRSFCYVSDLVNGLMRLMNGEHTGPINLGNPDEYTILELAQAVQNLINPDAEIKFEPLPADDPRRRRPDITKAQTLLDWEPTIPLQDGLKLMIEDFRQRFQQV, translated from the coding sequence ATGAGAATTTTAGTGACAGGCGGCGCTGGTTTTATTGGCTCTCATCTGATTGACCGATTAATGAATGATGGTCATGAAGTCATTTGTTTGGACAATTTCTACACAGGAAAGAAACATAATATCCTCCATTGGTTAGACAATCCTAATTTTGAAGTGATTCGTCACGACATTACCGAACCAATTCGCTTAGAAGTGGATCAGGTTTATCATCTGGCTTGTCCAGCGTCCCCTGTGCATTACCAGTATAACCCCATTAAAACTGTTAAAACTAACGTCATTGGTACACTCAATATGTTAGGTTTAGCTAAACGGGTTAAAGCCAGATTTTTATTAGCTTCTACAAGCGAAGTTTACGGAGATCCAGAAATTCATCCTCAGACTGAAGATTATCGAGGCAGCGTCAATCCCATTGGCATTCGCTCATGTTATGATGAAGGCAAAAGAATGGCTGAAACCCTGGCATTTGACTACTACAGAGAGAATAAAGTCGAGATTCGCGTTGCCAGGATATTCAACACTTATGGACCGAGAATGTTGGAAAATGATGGGCGCGTAGTCAGCAATTTCGTGGCGCAAGCATTACGAGGTATGCCTTTAACTGTTTATGGTGAAGGTCAACAAACCCGGAGCTTTTGTTACGTTTCTGACCTAGTAAATGGGCTAATGCGATTAATGAATGGTGAACATACAGGACCTATAAATCTGGGGAATCCTGATGAATATACGATTTTAGAACTAGCTCAGGCTGTACAAAACCTGATTAACCCAGATGCAGAAATTAAATTTGAACCCCTACCTGCTGATGATCCCCGTCGTCGTCGTCCCGATATCACCAAGGCACAGACTTTGTTAGATTGGGAACCCACTATTCCTCTGCAAGATGGTTTAAAACTGATGATTGAAGATTTTCGTCAACGTTTCCAACAGGTTTAG
- a CDS encoding lysophospholipid acyltransferase family protein — MPKSIHSTQPPLKFIPQRHNPFVVKVVSWFLPLILRVRTRPWLPAGIVNIEAKNAEGLAKLYHEFQAGKVRFLIAFRHPEVEDPLSMLYLLSRIVPQLAREKGINLKYPVHSHFMYERGMTLWAGNWLGWLFSRLGGVPIRRGRRVDRNAIQTARELFANAEMPIAIAPEGGTNGHSSIVSPLEPGVAQLGFWCVEDLKKANREEQVFIIPIGIKYSYVNPPWQKIDWLLSKLEADSGLPMTEISANGKEQEGILYQRVLRLAEYLISEMEEFYRRFYHQEFPEIISSEVPINEVLITRLHRLMDTALKITEKYFNVQSQGNFIDRCRRLEDAGWNYIYRDDIADIPSLPPFKRGLADWVAEEADLKMQHMRIAESFVAVTADYILEKPTPERFAETLLLMFDMLSRIQNSTLPGRPRLGLKQSMISVGEPINVNTRWENCQGNKQALRQGVSDLTQDLQVMLEGLIKD; from the coding sequence TTGCCTAAATCTATTCATTCTACCCAACCTCCGCTTAAATTTATTCCTCAACGTCATAATCCCTTCGTTGTTAAAGTTGTGTCTTGGTTTTTACCTTTGATTTTGCGGGTGAGAACTAGACCTTGGCTACCTGCGGGTATTGTCAATATTGAAGCCAAAAATGCGGAAGGATTAGCCAAATTATACCACGAATTTCAGGCAGGTAAGGTCAGATTTTTAATCGCTTTCCGTCACCCAGAGGTGGAAGATCCTCTGTCTATGTTATATCTGCTATCACGGATTGTCCCCCAGTTAGCAAGGGAAAAAGGTATTAATCTTAAATACCCTGTTCACAGTCATTTTATGTATGAAAGAGGAATGACTTTATGGGCAGGAAATTGGTTAGGATGGTTATTTTCTCGACTTGGTGGTGTACCGATTCGTAGGGGAAGACGCGTAGATAGAAATGCTATCCAAACGGCCAGAGAATTATTTGCTAATGCAGAAATGCCGATAGCGATCGCTCCTGAAGGTGGTACAAATGGACACAGTAGTATAGTCAGTCCTTTAGAACCGGGTGTAGCCCAGTTGGGTTTTTGGTGTGTGGAAGATTTAAAAAAGGCTAACCGCGAAGAACAGGTTTTTATTATTCCTATTGGCATTAAATATAGTTATGTTAATCCCCCTTGGCAAAAAATAGATTGGCTGTTGTCTAAATTAGAGGCTGATAGCGGTTTACCTATGACGGAAATTAGTGCAAATGGTAAGGAACAGGAAGGAATTTTATATCAGCGGGTGCTGCGTTTAGCTGAATATCTGATTTCGGAAATGGAGGAATTTTATCGGCGTTTCTATCATCAGGAATTTCCAGAAATTATCAGTTCAGAAGTTCCTATAAATGAAGTTTTAATTACTAGATTACACCGTTTGATGGATACGGCTTTGAAAATTACGGAAAAGTATTTTAATGTGCAGTCTCAAGGTAATTTTATTGATAGATGTCGCCGTTTAGAAGATGCTGGTTGGAATTATATTTATCGAGATGATATTGCCGATATTCCAAGTTTACCACCTTTTAAACGTGGTCTAGCCGATTGGGTGGCAGAAGAAGCAGATTTGAAAATGCAGCACATGAGAATTGCTGAAAGTTTTGTGGCGGTTACTGCTGATTATATTCTGGAAAAACCCACACCAGAAAGATTTGCCGAAACCCTTTTATTAATGTTTGATATGTTGTCTCGCATTCAGAATTCTACTTTACCAGGAAGACCACGTTTAGGTTTAAAACAATCAATGATTTCTGTTGGTGAACCGATTAATGTGAATACAAGATGGGAAAATTGTCAAGGGAATAAACAAGCTTTGCGTCAGGGTGTTAGTGATTTGACGCAGGATTTACAGGTGATGTTGGAGGGGTTGATTAAGGATTAA
- a CDS encoding UDP-glucose dehydrogenase family protein translates to MRVCVIGTGYVGLVTGACLAHIGHDVICIDNNEEKVKLMKSGQSPIFEPGLSEIMQSAINSGNIQFSSDLAAGVHHGQILFIAVGTPPLPNGESDTRYVEAVARGIGENLNGGYKVIVNKSTVPIGSGDWVRMIVVDGIAERQKTLLASGDTTSEEKLSEIAHQFDVVSNPEFLREGSAVYDTFNPDRIVLGGNSQQATGMMKELYAPIIERKFGANQSLPSVPVLVTDLSSAEMIKYAANAFLATKISFINEVANICDRVGADVTQVAKGIGLDSRIGSKFLQAGIGWGGSCFPKDVSALIHTADDYGYEAQLMKAAVSVNERQRLIALEKLQQALKILKGKTVGLLGLTFKPDTDDLRDAPALMLIEQLNRLGAKVKAYDPIISQTGMRHGLSGVLVETDAERLADGCDALVLVTEWQQFSTLDYGKMAKLMNHAVMIDGRNFLDPQTMIRHGFQYVGVGR, encoded by the coding sequence ATGCGTGTTTGCGTAATTGGTACTGGTTATGTTGGTTTAGTAACAGGTGCTTGTTTGGCTCATATTGGCCATGATGTAATTTGCATAGATAATAACGAAGAAAAAGTAAAATTAATGAAGTCTGGGCAGTCACCGATTTTTGAGCCAGGACTTTCGGAAATTATGCAATCTGCTATTAATAGTGGCAATATTCAATTTTCTAGTGATCTCGCTGCTGGTGTTCATCATGGACAAATCCTGTTTATTGCCGTAGGAACTCCTCCTTTACCCAATGGTGAAAGTGATACTCGCTACGTAGAAGCGGTAGCTCGTGGTATTGGTGAAAATCTCAATGGTGGTTATAAGGTCATTGTGAACAAATCTACTGTTCCTATTGGTTCTGGCGACTGGGTAAGAATGATTGTTGTGGATGGAATTGCGGAACGTCAAAAAACATTATTGGCATCTGGTGATACAACTAGTGAGGAGAAATTATCGGAGATTGCTCACCAGTTTGATGTAGTCAGTAATCCAGAGTTTCTGAGGGAAGGTTCAGCGGTTTATGATACATTTAACCCTGACCGGATTGTCTTAGGTGGTAATAGTCAACAAGCCACAGGCATGATGAAAGAATTATATGCACCAATTATAGAACGCAAATTTGGGGCTAATCAGTCTTTACCTTCCGTTCCAGTGTTAGTAACAGACCTCAGTTCCGCAGAAATGATTAAATATGCGGCCAATGCCTTTTTAGCCACCAAGATTAGTTTTATTAATGAAGTTGCTAATATATGCGATCGCGTCGGTGCGGATGTTACCCAAGTAGCAAAAGGCATCGGTTTAGATTCCCGCATTGGTAGCAAGTTCTTACAAGCTGGTATTGGTTGGGGTGGTTCATGTTTCCCCAAAGATGTTTCCGCCCTCATTCACACCGCTGATGATTATGGCTATGAAGCCCAACTTATGAAAGCTGCTGTCAGTGTTAACGAACGTCAACGCCTAATCGCCCTAGAAAAACTCCAACAAGCTTTAAAAATCCTCAAAGGTAAAACTGTGGGACTACTCGGTTTAACCTTCAAACCAGATACAGACGATTTACGGGACGCACCGGCACTCATGTTGATTGAACAACTTAACCGACTGGGGGCAAAAGTCAAGGCTTACGACCCCATTATTTCTCAAACAGGAATGCGTCATGGTCTTTCCGGTGTGTTAGTAGAAACCGACGCGGAAAGACTAGCAGATGGCTGTGATGCTTTGGTACTTGTCACCGAATGGCAACAGTTCAGCACTTTGGACTATGGGAAAATGGCAAAATTGATGAACCATGCTGTCATGATTGATGGTCGTAATTTTCTTGACCCCCAAACCATGATCAGGCATGGATTTCAGTATGTAGGAGTGGGAAGGTAA
- a CDS encoding DUF938 domain-containing protein, protein MNTPPDQRKFAPATQRNREPILELLLQILPQHGTILEVASGTGEHATFFSYHLAPRQWLPSDPNPELRASIAAWAEFFPCEAMQPPIDLDASSPIWPVETEPFPEPPISAIVNINMIHISPWSTCLGLMAGAGRILPPDGILYLYGPYKQNGEHTAPSNAAFDESLQAQNPDWGVRSLEDVVKAAEAQNLTLHQTHPMPANNFSLVFKHN, encoded by the coding sequence ATGAACACACCACCCGACCAGCGAAAATTTGCCCCCGCAACCCAACGCAACCGCGAACCCATTCTAGAATTGCTTTTACAAATATTGCCTCAACATGGGACTATTTTAGAAGTCGCCAGTGGCACAGGTGAACACGCTACATTTTTCTCCTATCACCTCGCACCTCGACAATGGCTGCCTTCCGACCCTAACCCCGAACTGCGTGCTAGTATCGCCGCATGGGCTGAATTTTTCCCCTGTGAAGCCATGCAACCACCCATAGATTTAGATGCTAGTTCACCAATATGGCCTGTAGAAACAGAACCATTTCCAGAGCCACCTATTTCTGCTATTGTCAATATTAACATGATTCATATTTCCCCTTGGTCAACCTGTTTAGGACTAATGGCAGGGGCTGGGCGGATTCTGCCCCCCGATGGTATACTTTACTTATATGGTCCCTACAAACAAAATGGAGAACATACCGCACCCAGTAACGCTGCTTTTGATGAGTCCTTACAAGCACAAAATCCAGATTGGGGAGTGCGTAGCTTAGAAGATGTAGTTAAAGCCGCTGAGGCACAAAATCTAACATTGCACCAAACTCACCCCATGCCAGCAAATAACTTTTCCCTAGTATTTAAACATAATTAA